Within the Pseudomonadota bacterium genome, the region CCCACCGCCACAGGATTGGTAGGCGGGATGGTGGCGCGATTGACGAGCGCGCCTCCGGGCCCACCCACGGTCGAGACGTTCGTAATGTTGGCTTGACCCGGGGTCGGCGCACGAAAACCAGTGCCGATCGCACCGCGCACCGCGAGCAGGTCCATGACGTCGTAGCGGGTAGCGGCCTTGATGTTGGCGGTGGAGCCAAAGGTGTCGAAGTACTCCACGCGACCTGCCAGGCCCGCCTGCCAGTTGGGCATGGGATCGGCCTCGAGATCGAGGTAGGCAGCCACGTTCTGGCGGTCAAAGGTCCCCGCCTGGTCCTCGCCGAAACCCGGAAATCCGTTCGAACCTACGCTGAAGCCGTGCTCGAAGTAGGGTCCGATCTCGTAGGACTGGGGATCGCCCGCCCGGACGCTGAACTGCTCGCGTCGATACTCGAGACCGCCGGCGATGCTGAGCGGCTTGGCCAGAGCCGCCAGCGCTAGCGGGTACACCATGTCGAGGTTTACGGTGACATCGAACTGGCTGTAGCGTCCCGGATTGAACTCGTTAGGTGAGTCGGGCCCGAGGGAAGCGTTGACCGTATCCCTGATAAGGAAGTTGGCCGCGTTCTGACCCGCGGTCACGCTGGCGTCCCACTGCATACCGAAGTCGAGCTCGCCGCGAACTCCCGTGGCCAGGCTCCAGTCCAGTACATCGCCGCCGAACTGGGGCGTGAAGCCTCCGGGGTGGCGCTCGTTGAAAACGAAACAGTTGGGATCGGCGATGGCCTGCTGCAGGCCGATGGCGTCGCCCACCACGACCGGTGCGCATGTGGCGCCCGGCATCGTGGGGCCCACCAGGTGTTGGGTCTGCAGCACGGGATTTCCCATCGGGTCGAGCATCTGCATTCCCGTCACGGGATCGATCACCGGCACCTGCTTGACGAACACGCCCTTGCGGCCCATCGGGACCAGCTGGCCGCTGTCGTTCATGCGCATGCCGCCGGGATTACGGAAGTAGAAGCCGCCCAGCACGTCGCGGCGGGCGAAGTTGCCGAACAGGTAGGCGTTCACGTCGGGCGCGAGCTCGTAGCCCGTGTTGGCGAAGAGCTTGAGGTTATGCCGCACCCTGGGGGCACCCCAGATCTGAGCAGCCGGCGTGCGCACGCTGGCGTTGGCCGGGTACTGGCTGCCCTGGGGCGGATTGATGAGCGCGATGGCGTCGTCCCGTTGCACGCTCCGGCTCGTGGGGTCGGAGTTGCCGTACTCGATGCTCAAGTTTGCGAAGCCGTTGTCGGTGAGCGGCAGGCCCACGTTGCCCGAGACGGACCAGCTCAGGCCGTCGCCGGCGTAGAACTGACCCAGCCGGGTCTCGAAGCTCGTGCCGTGGTCGGCTTGCTTGAGCATGAAGTTCATGACGCCGGCGATGGCGTCTGCGCCGTACTGGGCTGCGGCGCCGTCGCGCAGCACCTCGATGCGCTCGAGCGCGATCGATGGAATGGCCGAGATGTCCGCGCCCTGGGCGCCGTCCGCCACGCCGAAACCCTGGAACGTGATGACCGAGCCGCGGTGGCGCCGCTTGCCGTTGACCAACACGATGGTGTTGTCCGGCGGCAGACCGCGCAGATTGGCGGGGCGGATCATGGTGGCCGCGTCGCTGATGGGCTGGGTGTTGACGTTGAAGGACGGCACGACCGTACGCAGCATGGTGGTCATGTCCGTGCTCGGCTGATCGAGCAGCTCGCCCACGGGGATCGAGTCCATGGGCGTGGCGGCGTCCACGGGTGCTCTGGGGTGGCGGATCATGCCGCGCACGTCGATCTGCTCCACCTCCTCGTCGGGCGCGTCCTCGCCGGGCGCGTCCGATGCCGGGTCAGCGGCTGGGGCATCGCCAGCGGCCCCGGCCTGGGCTGGCGCTCCGTGCTCGCCCTCTTGGGCTAGAGCCTGGCCGGGGCCAAGCACCGCAGCCAGCATGAACACCGAAACGAGGCGGAAACGACCGGGGTGAGCATTCATGATAACTCCAGGACAGTGAGGCACAGGGAACCCACGCGGGGCGCTG harbors:
- a CDS encoding TonB-dependent receptor; this encodes MNAHPGRFRLVSVFMLAAVLGPGQALAQEGEHGAPAQAGAAGDAPAADPASDAPGEDAPDEEVEQIDVRGMIRHPRAPVDAATPMDSIPVGELLDQPSTDMTTMLRTVVPSFNVNTQPISDAATMIRPANLRGLPPDNTIVLVNGKRRHRGSVITFQGFGVADGAQGADISAIPSIALERIEVLRDGAAAQYGADAIAGVMNFMLKQADHGTSFETRLGQFYAGDGLSWSVSGNVGLPLTDNGFANLSIEYGNSDPTSRSVQRDDAIALINPPQGSQYPANASVRTPAAQIWGAPRVRHNLKLFANTGYELAPDVNAYLFGNFARRDVLGGFYFRNPGGMRMNDSGQLVPMGRKGVFVKQVPVIDPVTGMQMLDPMGNPVLQTQHLVGPTMPGATCAPVVVGDAIGLQQAIADPNCFVFNERHPGGFTPQFGGDVLDWSLATGVRGELDFGMQWDASVTAGQNAANFLIRDTVNASLGPDSPNEFNPGRYSQFDVTVNLDMVYPLALAALAKPLSIAGGLEYRREQFSVRAGDPQSYEIGPYFEHGFSVGSNGFPGFGEDQAGTFDRQNVAAYLDLEADPMPNWQAGLAGRVEYFDTFGSTANIKAATRYDVMDLLAVRGAIGTGFRAPTPGQANITNVSTVGGPGGALVNRATIPPTNPVAVGFGGQELQPETSLNFGAGLVLDTGRRMPVGVKLTADYYNITVKDRISQSATQNLTPDLVNQLVSTWPSAKDWGELRFYTNAFNTRTQGLDVVGTVKLPATEVGNTDLILAYNWNQTKLTDRKSEQIINDDRKLELEESLPKHRFVVTANHVYGPFRLLARANYYGSYMYPAGADDFKRKAYAPRVLVDLEASMAFLERFRGVIGVQNLLNTFPEEYPGMGIIGSRYPENAPTGFGGGFWYVKLLGQL